AGTCATTCCACTACCATTCATTAAATTTCCTGCTAGGATAAATCCTGGTATACACACTAAAACAAATGAATCAATCCCAACATACATTTTTTGAGCTATTATTGAAAGTGGTATCCCTTTTAATATTAAATATGTCAAAGATGATAACCCAAGTGAAAAAGCTATTGGTACTCCTAAAAATATTAATACTACAAAACTTACAAACAATAATACTACCATTTCTTTTCACTACCTTTCACTAAAAGGTCCTTTAAATACATTATACTAAATATTGATATGAGAACACATGTCCCAACTATACTAATATAAACATATCCCATTTTATGACCTAAAGTTACTGAATGTTGATTCATTCCTAATTTCACAAAAACAAGTCCTTTATATGCCGTTATTGAAAAAAGTATTATAGATATTATTTCTATTAAAATATCAAATATGCGCTTTACTCTCGGGTTAAGTTTATGATGAAAAATT
This window of the Oceanivirga salmonicida genome carries:
- a CDS encoding TRAP transporter small permease, producing the protein MKKFLIKILEICTFLSFSFLVINVLYQIISRRFFPQFSVVWTEEMSRLLFVYSIAFGAPLAIEKRGYVNVEIFHHKLNPRVKRIFDILIEIISIILFSITAYKGLVFVKLGMNQHSVTLGHKMGYVYISIVGTCVLISIFSIMYLKDLLVKGSEKKW